The Malassezia restricta chromosome I, complete sequence genome contains the following window.
CAAATGCTCGGAGTAAGCTGGGTCGCATCTGTTGCCCTGCTTCTCAGCGCCGTTTGGTATGGTGCCAATGCACAGGGAACCATGGAGCAACAAGTGAAGGTCGAGCAACTTGCTTTGACAGACCCAGTCAAGGCAGCGCAGGAAGTCTTGAAATTCCCTGGCATTTTCAGCCCTAACCTGGCCTTGTGGGCCGTGTTTAACAATATCTCAGGACACGGTGATGAACAAGTGCCTTGGGGTCGCGGTGCTTTCTACCGTTGGGATCCTTGGACCATCGGAGGAACGGACACCGGATACTTCTGGCTTCCCAGGGAGTTTAACATGTTTAAGCTGAACCGCACCTTTGTCATTGCGCGCAAAGACGGTAAGGTGGCCAAGAGTCCTTTTTATGTGAACAAGGAATATGATCCTAAGAAGATCGAACGCGCCGTGATCTTTTGGCCCGGCAAGTGGCGTGACTCGTGGCGTTATGCCAATTACGTGGGCAATGCTTACCATGTTGCTCAGAAGTATCCAGAACTCGATGTGAAATCTGACAATGTGCTTATTATTTTACCTGCTTTTATGAATGAAAAGGACGAGTCGCGTCATGCCCTGCATGATGACGAAATATCATTCCGTGGCACAGGGTGGTCCGTCGGTGGCACGGTCCGTCAACCAAGAGAGTTCAAGCATTTATCCTCCTTCGATGTGGTGGACAAGTACATCGATATGCTCATGGACAAAAACCAATTCCCGAACCTCAAAAAGATTGTAGTGGGTGGTCATTCCATGGGTGCGCAGGCTTCGCTGCGCTATGCCTTTTTGCGTGACAAGCCTGAGCAGGATCATGCAGTCAAATTTTGGATCGGTAACCCTGGCGCTTATGTTTGGCTGAATGATAAGCGTCCGTTCAGTACGAAAAAGTGTCGCAATTATGACTCGTGGCCTTATGGCATTTCGGATCCGAAGACGATTCCTACGTATGCGCGTCACCGCGCAGGTAAAAATGGTTCCAAGCTGGTGGAAAACTTCCTGAAGCACCGCGTGCACTTTGCTATCTCGCAAGATGACAATGGTCAAGGTGTCTCTAACTGTGCTGGTAGTGTCCAAGGTCCCACACGCATTTGTCGTGCTGCTGAGTGGATTGTCCAGCACGGTAACACGACTGAGTACGAATGGCCTGATACGCACACGGTCAACTTTTTGCCCGGTGTGTCGCACCAGGATTACCCAACGCTCGCTTATTATGGCACGATCAAGTTCCTCTTCTCTCCGTGCCACTAAGTCGCATCACTCGCATGCGTTTTACCGTGCCAACCTGTCCTATATCGGTACACCTGTAGACAATGTATACATTTTGTTTCGCACTGATGTGTAGGAACGCACCTGTAAGCGGACTCTGTTTTTTCATTGATAATGAGCCCTGTGAACTTTCAGCGATACGCAAGACTGCGAGAGGGGAGCTCCAAGGTACCACGCATGATTACTGCTGTGGGTAAGCCTTGATCTTTGAGCTGCCGATCACACGTTGATGACACGTTTATGTGCGCGTTTTCAAGAACACTAGGGTAAAGTTTGTCAGTCTTGCCTCGGATTATTCTTTTCGCTCATTCAACCCTTGAGTCCATGCCATCCATGCACTTCTATGTAAAGTTTTTTAGAGCGGCTGGTGTGGTGAAATCTCTGCGTTAAGTTGAATTCTCCATTGCTGGCAAACTCTCATGAAAAGTCAAGCTCACTTGAGCCCGTCATTACTAGGCACGTCACCCCTTGGGCTTTACCACGTCCCCATGAAAATAGAATGTGCAAAGCTTATGCGTTGTATTTTGCAACGTTCTTATAAATCGACTCGATGAAGCTTGATTCTCGGGAGGTCTTCACTTGCTGTAGCATGGCTACCTGGCTTGTGAGCGTTGGCTCTTTGACAAGGAGGCCCATGTAAAGCTCATTTGACGTCGCTGGACTCTCTTATTTAAGACTCATTGGCAGCTAGCGAACATGGACAATAGACGCTAAACTTGGAGACATGTGTTTGCTTTCTCCTTCCCCCTGTCGTTGCGCATTGTGGGACCCCATCTCCTTCGATGGGCCGCAGGAGACAATCTGACTCCACTAAGAGCATCACAGCGACGATGTGATACGCCTGCGAAGCCTTATAATGTGTGTCTTGTCTGTACATACCGACCTCGGCACGATCAAGAACTCCTGCTGTCTCAAGGACAGCTCGTTATCATGCATATGAGAGCCTTCTATCGATACAATCAAGAGGTCATAAGTTTAATCGTcattgtcgtcgtcatcttcatcatcTTCATCCAGGTtgtgcgccgtcgacgacTCGACAATAAGGTTCGCACTAGGCCCTAGGCCATCGACGTCTTGCAAGAGAATTGCCATGTTCTCTGGCGACAGCACACGGCGTGGATACGTTTGCACGAGATAAAAGTCGTATGAGTGTGCGTAATCGCGGGGCATAGATACAGGTGCGTCATCGTTGTGTACATCCAGTGTATCAACGTACGCATAGAGCTGCTCCAAGGAGTCAGAGGGAAAGAATCTGCGCTGAAGGTTGCGACCATCAGGCATCTTGACATTGACACGAATAACAGGGGTCACGCTCAGATCAGGCTCTCGGGGCACGAGGTAAGCGCGTGCCCATGCCCGCCATTGCGCCTTTTGTGCCTCCAAAAGTGCATGCTTATGCTCCTCCAATGCACGTTGGCTTTCATTCTCAATCTTGCGCTCATTTTCCGCCCGTTTCCGGATCACACGCTCCTGATCACGTAGGCACGCATGTTCGAAAGCAAGATTTTGTTCCTCACGCAGCTCTCGATCCATCTCACGGAGACGCCGTTCGCTTCGAAGCTCATGGAGGTATGCGCTTGTACGTGGAAGCAACACATCGCTGATGTGCGCACAGATCGAAGAAGCCGACAGGATTGTCTGCGGCGAGCCCTCCAGGCGCGATAGGACCGTAGGATGTGGCACAATGCGGCCACGAGATCTTGAGCGACGTGACTGAAGAGCAATAAAGGCCACGAAAGGAAAGGTCGTCGCCTCGAGTAGCGCACTCACACGATATGCCTCGCGATCGGAAATATCACCGCCCCACACAAGGAGATCAGGCGAGTGCAGCATGCGGACGAGATGTGGATCTGTCAAGACATGCTTACAGAAAAAATCGTGCTCATTATGAACACGACTCGTAAGAACGATCATGAGAATTCGGATATCATTCTTAGACTGCCGCAGGGCTTCCGAATACGACATGGTAACGAATGGAGGCAGTGGCACGCGCTGAAAGGAAGCCGCATCAGGAAGCACGGAGCCATTCGTTTCAAGCTCAAGCTCATGAATCCACCGTAGTGCGCAGGCCTTGGGGTCTTGCGCATATCGCGTCAAACCACGAGTGTCGGTGCCTGGACGTTGTGGCGAAATtcgctggacgagccgGAAGCACCACAGAAGCGCCGCACCAAGGAAAGAGAAAGGCCACAGCACAGCACGCGCGCACCAAGTCACCCATGAGTGCGTGGGTGCAGGTAACGCTGGTGATGCGGTCGGATTCGCGCGTTCAACCCGTCGTTCAGCCGCCTGAGCATCGAGGAtcgagcgcgcggcggcgcgcacgtcgccacCCTCGACGTCGAGCATGACTTGAAGCAGATCATCGGCCGGGAACGAATCACCGCCGAGACCATGGAACGCTAGCTcttcgcgcagctgcgccacagACGACGCGTCCGCCATCACGTTGAGTACCAAGCTACATGTGGGGGGCATGGGTCCTGAGCACCACCTATCCCTTCGGCCGAAACTAGGTGGCTTTGGCGGCACTGGCAATATACGACACGCCTGTGTCGGACGAGGGGTGCCAGAAGGAGCCTGGTTGGGACGCGGCATCCAGCGTGGGTACAGACGTGTGCGTCTGCTTCATTGTGTCGTATTTTTCAAAGCGGCTGATGAGGGCGACACGATTCTGGTGCAATCGGCGGCGGATGGATACATCCTCGGCGCTGTTTTGCCACATGGTGCGTTCTAAGACGTAGCGAACGATACTGGGCACCATAGAGAAGGCATAGTTGAGCAATAGCGCCGCAAAGAAGGGTTGGAGCCACAGTTCTATGCGCTTACGCAATTCATTAGACGGAGGTTTGTAAGAGCTTGCTGAGTCTGGTTTGAACGTGTCAAAGATGAACAGCATGGTGAAGTTGGTAAAAAAAGATAGGTGCGCAAGGTAGGAGAGTACGCTCGACCAGCTTCCGATGGACTCGACACGACGTGGTATAGGCCGGCGCATATTGACCACAAGTTTGAATGCGTCTGAACGCAGCTCGAAAAAGTTGTTGACCACACTCATGACCGGTGCCAGAGGCCAAAGCACGGACCACAACGAGATCACGCccagctgcgtcgccatcTCCGCATAGTCGGTGAATTCATCATACACATCCAGGTCAAACTCATTTTGAACGCGCTCGAGAAATGCTTGGTCCCGATTTGTCTTGGCGAAGGCTTCGAGCTCTTTCCTCCGTGACGAGCCACGGATCTTATTTATAAACTTTTCGGCGTGACGCCAAAGAATAGGCAGTATCACCTCCGTGAATGTGTTCATAAGCTGCTGTGTTACAGACATGGCGAACAGCTGGTCATGCAGGCCTGTAGGACTCACATGGAATGGCTGAATCCGGCCCTTGAATGCATTCGGATCACGCGTGACAAACGCAAACAGGCGGTCTAGGTAGCCGTGGACTTGTAGTTGGTTGATAAGGTACTCGCCAAAGGGCAAATACATGTACGTAGTAAGAGCAAGGATGCCATACGTTACGACAGACTGCATGCCAAAAATCTTAGACGTAAGGCTGGATTGGAAGCGGTGCACGGTGGCATGGTTCTCAAAGTTGGTCATAATTTGTGctgccatgcgccatgccgaCTGAATAAGAGGGATGCAAGTGGAAAAAAGAATGGTTGGAATGAGTGCGACAAGCGATTTCGCCGGGCCGTCGTACACTTCGTCCACCACGACCTGGAAGAGGAAGATAGCCGCCATGGTGCTGACCAGAAACACCAGGAACAAGATCGTAACAGGAACGCAAAGCAGAGAACGTACATCGTGACGCCAATTCTCAAACACCTCTTCTTCCATACCAGTAATGGGGCTCAGCGACTTGGTGCGGGGGGTAAAATGGCTGTTGCGCTCTGAGACAGACGACACACCCGTCATGCCCCAACGTACCGCGAGCATTCGCTCTCGGATGTGCCAGTATTCCACAAATGCAATGGCCCAGAGCACAACAAGGCAGGCATACATGTGGTGATTGGCCAGGCCGCTGAGCCAGAAAATGAAGCCCGTCACAGCCATaggcacgagcgacttggAGTATGCATTGAGGAACGCAAAATACATGGCAATGTGCACTCCAAAGTGATCACGGAGTTTGTCAATCTCACTCTGATCAATGCCATATACAATGGACGCTAACGATACATGCGACCACGTTTTGATCCATGCTTGATTAAATGACGAGTCATGCAGCGGCATCATATCCATGACATGCGGAAATTCCGCGCAACGGGCCGTGATGCCCGCTCCTTGTTCTGCAGATGAAGCGCGGTACGGAGCCGTAATGCGCTTGTGTGTGTACCGAACTCGCTCTGCCGGTTTGAACGGCTCATCCATACTCAGCTCCTCGGCGGTGACAACGCCATGCAAGAAGTCCTGTGAGCGCTCTATCTGCCGCATTTCCTGCAAAACAGCATGCTCGATATGCACGAAAACAAGCACCtggccgcgtgcgcgcgggCCTGCACGAGACACGCTCACTAGTCCCACGTCACGTAAACGCGCCATAAGACGCTCAAGCTCCTGGGCACGCTCGTCCAGGAATCCAGGCGGAGCCCGTTTCGTGCCATCCGCAAAAATCTTTGGAAATCCCTCAAATTTGATCACAAAATCAGCCTGGACGGGATCCACTGAGCTGAGCGACATGGCGGAAACAAGATGGGCTCCGGTCCGTGCGCCTGACACACGCAAGCCACAACATGTGGAGTTCAGAAAAAGGGTATCTCTGCCTGGACGGCTATGGACTGGGCCTTACATGACAATCGCAGGCGCCGGTTTGGAAATGTGGGAATGGACCGCTGAAGAGTCATGGTTTCCATGATCCGAGCGCATGTGTGCTATATGCCCGCCGTGGGCGATAATCTTGTCTGGAGGGTCCTGACCGTCCACCTGGCGCGAGAAGGGAACGTGTCCATGATGAAGAGGCATTACGGGCGACGCAACAGGACTTTCGGCTTTTGCCGGAGAGTCTTGCTGCTCTTGGTCCTCTGCCTGTGTAGGCGCTTCCCAAGTCATCAGGCGCGACAGCAAGTGTCGAGGACGGAAAGGATCATTATTGCGCGGGAAAAACTTGATTGAGTATGAGTGCCGCATGACACGAGGACCAAAGTACGTGATGGGAATCGTCACACCATGCATAAGAACAGACGAAAACACGCAGAAGAGAACGACAGGCTTCGTAATTCGGCGCAAGTGGTCACGCGTGTGATCGTGCGGCACCGAGCGAATGGCCACTTCGATATAATACACTGCACCCACGCCAATCGGGCCAAACCAACCAGCGAAAAAGCCTTGCTGCCATGATTTAAGCGCTGGAATGAACTTTTGGAGCGCAATCACCCAAGGAGGTCGACGGAGCAGAATTACAGTAATGCCAAGTAACACCATACGCCACCCTGATAAGCCAATATCCTCGTTGCTGTAATCTTGCCAAGGAATAATCATCCCGATGTACATGAAAATGGCCACGTTAAGGAGCATATCGATAATTTCCTGAAAGTCTGTTTCTTCTTGGCGCAAACGGAACCAGTCATCCCACGTGAAAACGTTCCCAACAACAAAGCACGCCAAAATGTCATCAGTGCCAAACAGACCTGCCGTGCCGACAGTGAACAAGGCTAGGCCGAAGCCATAACCGAAAAAGTTCGACATGTCAATGAGCTTGTGCTCAGCAGCCCAGCGCAGTGATTTTCGTGCGATATAGCCGACCACAATGCCATATGCAATCGACAGAAAAATATCATACACAATCACACCGTAAAACCAGCGCCAGATTTCTTCACCGACAGAGGTGCCCTTGTCCATACCGGTTCGGACAAGCAGAACCACAGCTAGGAACATAAAAGGAAAGCCCAGTCCGTCGTTCGCACCACTCTCTGCGAGGATAATGTGGCGCACATTTTCGGGGACATGTTCCTCAGCATACTGGCCAGATGTGATCGAGTTGGCTAGCACGGGATCAGTGGGCGTCACGGCCGATGAAATGCATagcgcctcgaggaacGTCACATTTTTTACGAGACCCCAAATCAGTAAAGCCGTAATGAACCATGCTATCGTCATAATGACGAGAAGGAGCATCGACAAGCTTCTCCATTCGCTACGCAAGTACTTTTCCGGCAATGCAATACCGGTGAAAAGGACTTGCACAGCAATAACAAGTCGTGATATTTCATAGGTAATTTCATTGATAATAGTATCATCGGCCCATGAATACGGGTCCACCCAGTTCAGGACGTGTGGGCCGATCACAATACCCACAGTCACAGCCAGCAACGGCTCTGAGAGGTACATGCGCTCTTTGACAAAAAAACTAATGAGACCATAGATGACCACGAAGCCTCCCATAATGGAAAGCCCCTTGGACATCTGTGACAACTCTGTCTCGATAATATCATACATACCACTGCCAAAAGAGATGGATATGCAGGAATGATTTGGCACAGGATAAAAATGTACGCGGCTTGCAAGATAAAATTATACACACAACCCTGACCGGCTAATTTATGCCTATACGCAAACGCTTATTGGCTCCGTGCATGAAAATCAAGCCTGTGGAATCGCAAGGCCCAACCATAAATTCGCGCAGAGCCTGATTGATCTTCTCACCGAATGAAGACTCCAGCGGTGGTGACAAATTAACGCTGCAGCCCAAATTGGATGAGGTTGGACTGACATACTCACTCATTGTGTAATGAACGTTTTCGTACTACCGTAGGGCCCACCTGTTGTTAGTATGCAAGCACGTACATCTGTACATCGAATAATTCTGGAGGAAATCCAAGTTGCACCTCTGTGCGCACCACAGTAAGCCCAGCTTCTGCATAAATGCGCTCATACAATTTTCGCGATCTTGTGATGGAATAGTCTTCCTGGTCGTACCAGCATGACTCGCTGCCATCTGGTAGCTCGCTGCAGACATTCTCTTTTACGAAAATTAtgccgccgtcgcagcCAGGAcgtgcatcgtcggccAGTTGAGGCGGACGAAGCAATTTCTTGGCGTCTTGGAGAAACTGAATCAGGTCAGTTTCAGACAGATGCTGCAGGCACCACTGGCACAAGATAATATCATAGGTGACAGGAGAGGAAGGAGGTTCTGTTGCTTCATTGTTCATATATGTGGGTGGTAGATGATTTTGCGAGGTATCAGTGGACGACATAGGATTAGCCAGAGGAAAGCCCTGCAGTGTGGATTGATGGAAATACACGACCTTGCGTGCGTTGAAGGGAGACGATTCCACAGTCTGTTGCATGGGCTTccaagaagaagagcgcaaTTTGGCTTCCTGCAGAAACTTGTGCACGGGCTCAACAAGATGCACTTCATCCACTAAAGGCAAAAGCACATGTTCCGTCACACGGCCCACACCTGCACCAGAGTCGAGTGCGCGCGTCACAGTCGCCCCCTTACCGCCGCGGTGCTTAACACGGCTTTCCTTCCACTCCATGGGCGTCCCATTGTAAGCAGCAGGCGGGATACTACTCAAGTAAGGAAGCGTACGCAGCAGAAACGTTCGTGAACCGAGGGCATCCACTCGCGGCAGGGTACCATTGCCATACCCACCCAAAACGCCATCCACAGTAGCTGGGACACTTTCCCAATATTCGACTCCCTTGGCTACGTCAGGGGACGGGTGTACCTGCCGAacgctcgacatgcgcaAATTCTGTCCAGCCAGAGGCCAGGAGCGAAAAAGAGCGGGAAGAAGAGAAAAAGGCGGTGAATGGCCTTGGTCACTAGTGTCCCTATGTGGAGATATTTAATCGTGTACAGGGGGCAAGCCTATCCACTGACGAAGGAACTTGTTAAAGGTGAACGGGAACTGGATATGAATGGCATGGCCTGCATCTTTCCACACTTCATATAAAGCATCAGGCATCATCTTATGCATGTGCTTGGAGTGACTTGGGTTCACGATCTGATCCCAGTCGCCCGTGATGATAGCGATCTTTGGTACAAGATCGTTGATCCGCTTCAAATCTTTCGATGACACATGGTGCGTAAGACAGGCTGACATTTGAAGAAGCGGACCCAAGGTCGTAGGCGGAAGAACAAATTTAGATCGCCAAAGAAGAATTTCGCGCATTACTTCACCGTTCGTCCGACCGCGAGGATCCGTCGGGTGTTTTTCGTTCTGCCAAGGCAATGGGAAAAGCACATTGGTCATGCGATTCACTCGCGCTTCCGCCCGCGTACGGCCTGTGAGCGAAGAAAAAAAGCCTCTGGTCATAGCTACAAGACCAATCGGGGGTGGTAAAGAGCTTCCATCTCCACTTGTGGTGCTGAGCAAGAGCAAAGAGGCCAGGCGCTCTGGATTCTGGCGAGCGATTTCGAGAGAAAtcatgccgcccatggagACACCAACGAGATTCACGGACTGTTTCTCTGTCCATCCAATGTGATCCATTACCTCGATCACATCTTTAGCCATCTCGCCCGTTGTGTATCGCTGCACGGGCGTATCCGAGTTCCCGTATCCTCTGTTatccagcaccagcacggAGCATGCGGGGTCATGTCCGAACTCCTCGACCTGCTCAAGCCAGCTGAAGCATGAGTTCGCTAGTCCCATGATCAAAGCGATACGCCGCGATC
Protein-coding sequences here:
- a CDS encoding FAS-associated factor 2 gives rise to the protein MADASSVAQLREELAFHGLGGDSFPADDLLQVMLDVEGGDVRAAARSILDAQAAERRVERANPTASPALPAPTHSWVTWCARAVLWPFSFLGAALLWCFRLVQRISPQRPGTDTRGLTRYAQDPKACALRWIHELELETNGSVLPDAASFQRVPLPPFVTMSYSEALRQSKNDIRILMIVLTSRVHNEHDFFCKHVLTDPHLVRMLHSPDLLVWGGDISDREAYRVSALLEATTFPFVAFIALQSRRSRSRGRIVPHPTVLSRLEGSPQTILSASSICAHISDVLLPRTSAYLHELRSERRLREMDRELREEQNLAFEHACLRDQERVIRKRAENERKIENESQRALEEHKHALLEAQKAQWRAWARAYLVPREPDLSVTPVIRVNVKMPDGRNLQRRFFPSDSLEQLYAYVDTLDVHNDDAPVSMPRDYAHSYDFYLVQTYPRRVLSPENMAILLQDVDGLGPSANLIVESSTAHNLDEDDEDDDDNDD
- a CDS encoding cortical ER protein involved in ER-plasma membrane tethering, with protein sequence MSLSSVDPVQADFVIKFEGFPKIFADGTKRAPPGFLDERAQELERLMARLRDVGLVSVSRAGPRARGQVLVFVHIEHAVLQEMRQIERSQDFLHGVVTAEELSMDEPFKPAERVRYTHKRITAPYRASSAEQGAGITARCAEFPHVMDMMPLHDSSFNQAWIKTWSHVSLASIVYGIDQSEIDKLRDHFGVHIAMYFAFLNAYSKSLVPMAVTGFIFWLSGLANHHMYACLVVLWAIAFVEYWHIRERMLAVRWGMTGVSSVSERNSHFTPRTKSLSPITGMEEEVFENWRHDVRSLLCVPVTILFLVFLVSTMAAIFLFQVVVDEVYDGPAKSLVALIPTILFSTCIPLIQSAWRMAAQIMTNFENHATVHRFQSSLTSKIFGMQSVVTYGILALTTYMYLPFGEYLINQLQVHGYLDRLFAFVTRDPNAFKGRIQPFHVSPTGLHDQLFAMSVTQQLMNTFTEVILPILWRHAEKFINKIRGSSRRKELEAFAKTNRDQAFLERVQNEFDLDVYDEFTDYAEMATQLGVISLWSVLWPLAPVMSVVNNFFELRSDAFKLVVNMRRPIPRRVESIGSWSSVLSYLAHLSFFTNFTMLFIFDTFKPDSASSYKPPSNELRKRIELWLQPFFAALLLNYAFSMVPSIVRYVLERTMWQNSAEDVSIRRRLHQNRVALISRFEKYDTMKQTHTSVPTLDAASQPGSFWHPSSDTGVSYIASAAKAT
- a CDS encoding Na+/H+ antiporter codes for the protein MYDIIETELSQMSKGLSIMGGFVVIYGLISFFVKERMYLSEPLLAVTVGIVIGPHVLNWVDPYSWADDTIINEITYEISRLVIAVQVLFTGIALPEKYLRSEWRSLSMLLLVIMTIAWFITALLIWGLVKNVTFLEALCISSAVTPTDPVLANSITSGQYAEEHVPENVRHIILAESGANDGLGFPFMFLAVVLLVRTGMDKGTSVGEEIWRWFYGVIVYDIFLSIAYGIVVGYIARKSLRWAAEHKLIDMSNFFGYGFGLALFTVGTAGLFGTDDILACFVVGNVFTWDDWFRLRQEETDFQEIIDMLLNVAIFMYIGMIIPWQDYSNEDIGLSGWRMVLLGITVILLRRPPWVIALQKFIPALKSWQQGFFAGWFGPIGVGAVYYIEVAIRSVPHDHTRDHLRRITKPVVLFCVFSSVLMHGVTIPITYFGPRVMRHSYSIKFFPRNNDPFRPRHLLSRLMTWEAPTQAEDQEQQDSPAKAESPVASPVMPLHHGHVPFSRQVDGQDPPDKIIAHGGHIAHMRSDHGNHDSSAVHSHISKPAPAIVM
- a CDS encoding methyltransferase; translation: MSSVRQVHPSPDVAKGVEYWESVPATVDGVLGGYGNGTLPRVDALGSRTFLLRTLPYLSSIPPAAYNGTPMEWKESRVKHRGGKGATVTRALDSGAGVGRVTEHVLLPLVDEVHLVEPVHKFLQEAKLRSSSWKPMQQTVESSPFNARKVVYFHQSTLQGFPLANPMSSTDTSQNHLPPTYMNNEATEPPSSPVTYDIILCQWCLQHLSETDLIQFLQDAKKLLRPPQLADDARPGCDGGIIFVKENVCSELPDGSESCWYDQEDYSITRSRKLYERIYAEAGLTVVRTEVQLGFPPELFDVQMWALR
- a CDS encoding alpha/beta-hydrolase, giving the protein MMPKIPPPPFGAVFKGATSQILEQFMDLSGPSYKPTVFNPSSQVMKGPLRVAKDRVPPSKSGEEPGFDIYYEVHGKGSRRIALIMGLANSCFSWLEQVEEFGHDPACSVLVLDNRGYGNSDTPVQRYTTGEMAKDVIEVMDHIGWTEKQSVNLVGVSMGGMISLEIARQNPERLASLLLLSTTSGDGSSLPPPIGLVAMTRGFFSSLTGRTRAEARVNRMTNVLFPLPWQNEKHPTDPRGRTNGEVMREILLWRSKFVLPPTTLGPLLQMSACLTHHVSSKDLKRINDLVPKIAIITGDWDQIVNPSHSKHMHKMMPDALYEVWKDAGHAIHIQFPFTFNKFLRQWIGLPPVHD